The Pedobacter ginsengisoli region AAGTAAACTGGAAAAAGAACATCCGGAATTTGCAGACGCCGACTCTCCTACCCTAAAAGTTGGAGGCGAAATAACCAAAACATTTACGACTGTAAAACACAGATGGCCAATGCTCTCATTAGGAAACACCTATAATGAGCAGGATCTTCGTGATTTTGATGAGCGGGTAAGAAAAACTATAGGCGAGAGTTTTGAATATGTTTGCGAACTCAAATTTGATGGACTTTCCATCAGCCTGACTTATGAGGATACCAGGCTTGTAAGAGCCGTTACCCGCGGAGATGGCACCAAAGGTGACGATGTAACCACCAATGTAAAAACAATAAACAACATCCCCCATAAATTAAAAAATGAGGAAGTGCCCCCTCTGTTTGAGATCAGGGGTGAAATTTTTATGCACCGTGCAGCCTTTGAACGCTTAAATAAAGAGCGAGAAGAGCTTGGGGAAATCCAATATGCTAACCCGAGGAATTTTGCCGCAGGGACAGTGAAAATGCAAGACTCGAAAGAAGTGGCCAGGCGCCCTCTTGATTGCTTTCTATATTCATTAAATACCGACAAGAATTATTTTAAAACTCACTGGGAAAGCTTACAGACTTTAAAAAGTTGGGGATTTAATGTGAGCGGCAATTCAAAACTGGCTGGTAGTATAGATGAGGTATTGGTGTTTATTAAACAATGGGAAACTGAACGTTTCAAATTATCTTATGACATTGATGGTATTGTAATTAAAGTGAACAGCTATGCACAGCAACAGGAACTGGGCTTTACTGCTAAATCTCCTCGCTGGGCCATTTCCTTTAAATTCAAAGCGGAAGAAGTAGAGACCATATTGGAAAAGGTAACTTACCAGGTTGGTCGCACTGGTGCTGTTACTCCTGTAGCGAATTTAAAACCGGTGCAACTTGCCGGTACTACTGTAAAGAGGGCCACCCTGCACAATGCAAATGAGATTGAAAGATTGGATTTGTATGAGGGAGATAGTGTGTTCGTAGAAAAAGGCGGAGAGATAATCCCCAAAATAATTAACGTAAACATGGATAAACGTAAAGCCGGGGCACTTAAAATTATTTACCCCACAGTTTGTCCTGAATGTCAATCGGAACTGATCAGGAAAGAAGGTGAAGTGGCATTTTACTGCCCTAATGATGAAGCTTGTCCCCCGCAAATTGTAGGCAAGATTCAACATTTCATAGGTAGGAAAGCTATGAATATTGATGGTCTTGGAGACGAAACCATTGAAACATTTTATCAGAAAGGGCTGGTTAAACACATCAGCGACCTGTATACTCTTCACGAAAAGGCCGAAGAATTAAAAACTTTAGAGCGCTTTGGAGAACGTTCCATTGAAAATATGCTTAAAGGTATTGAGCAATCTAAGCAAATGCCTTTCGAAAAAGTCTTGTTCGGATTAGGCATCAGGTATGTAGGCGAAACTGTTGCCAAAAAATTAGCTTTCGGCACTAAAAATATTGACAAGCTATCAATCGCAAGCCTTGAAGAGCTAACAGCTATAGATGAAATTGGACAACGTATTGCAGAAAGTATCATTGAATATTTTGGAAATCCGGAACATTTACATCAAATTGGGCTTTTAAAATCCTACGGACTTCAATTTGAAGCTATAGAAAATGAAATTGCTTTACAAAGTGACAAGTTAACTGGAAAAACATTTGTAATTTCGGGCGTTTTTGAGAACTATAGCAGAGAAGAACTAAAGGATCTTATAGAAAGCAATGGTGGGAAAATATTAAGTGGCATTTCGGCCAAACTTAATTATCTGCTTGCCGGCGATAATATGGGTCCGTCTAAACTGGATAAAGCGAAAAAATTAAATATACCACTGATTGCAGAGGGTGATTTATTAGAGATGTTGAAATAATAATTAAACAATGAACAAATTTCATGGAACAGGTGTAGCACTGGTTACACCATTTAATGCAGATGGGTCAGTAGATTTTGACGGGTTAAAAAACCTGATCAATTACCTGATCGAAGGAAAGGTAGAATACCTGGTATCATTGGGTACCACAGGAGAAGCATCAACACTCAATAAGGACGAAAAAAAGAAGATCTGGGAATTTACAGCAGAAATAAATAATGGACGTTTACCGCTTGTTGCAGGAATTGGCGGTAACGACACCAGAGCTATTGCACAAAATATAAAAGATTTTGAAGTTAGTGGTTACAGTGCCATTTTATCTGCAAGCCCGTACTACAATAAACCAACTCAGGAAGGTATTTACCAACACTACAAAGCACTTAGCGAGTCTAGCTCATTGCCAATTTTGTTATACAATGTACCTGGCCGCACAGGAAGCAATGTTAGCGCTCACACAACTTGCCGCCTTGCAACTGATTTAAATAACATTATTGGTATCAAAGAGGCATCAGGAAATTTTGATCAGTTTAACCAGATCATGAGAGATAAGCCAGCCGACTTTATGTTAATTTCTGGCGATGACCCTGTTGCAATGCCAATGATATCATTAGGTGCCGTTGGAGTGATATCTGTTATTGGAAATGCATTACCAAAGCAATTGTCTGACATGATTAGGTTATGTCTGGCCGGCGACTTTGCTAAAGCACTGCCATTGCACCTTAGTTTAATCGAATTTACCAGATTAATGTTTGTAGAGGGTAACCCTGCAGGTGCTAAAGCAGCATTAAAACACTTCGGCGTGTGCGATGATAACCTCAGACTTCCTTTGGTTAAGGTTTCTCAGGGTATCCGTGAAGCAATTATTGCAGAATCGAAAAAGAT contains the following coding sequences:
- the ligA gene encoding NAD-dependent DNA ligase LigA; translation: MSLFDIKDKMDALVKELNQHSYNYYVLAMPTIADYEFDKKLEELSKLEKEHPEFADADSPTLKVGGEITKTFTTVKHRWPMLSLGNTYNEQDLRDFDERVRKTIGESFEYVCELKFDGLSISLTYEDTRLVRAVTRGDGTKGDDVTTNVKTINNIPHKLKNEEVPPLFEIRGEIFMHRAAFERLNKEREELGEIQYANPRNFAAGTVKMQDSKEVARRPLDCFLYSLNTDKNYFKTHWESLQTLKSWGFNVSGNSKLAGSIDEVLVFIKQWETERFKLSYDIDGIVIKVNSYAQQQELGFTAKSPRWAISFKFKAEEVETILEKVTYQVGRTGAVTPVANLKPVQLAGTTVKRATLHNANEIERLDLYEGDSVFVEKGGEIIPKIINVNMDKRKAGALKIIYPTVCPECQSELIRKEGEVAFYCPNDEACPPQIVGKIQHFIGRKAMNIDGLGDETIETFYQKGLVKHISDLYTLHEKAEELKTLERFGERSIENMLKGIEQSKQMPFEKVLFGLGIRYVGETVAKKLAFGTKNIDKLSIASLEELTAIDEIGQRIAESIIEYFGNPEHLHQIGLLKSYGLQFEAIENEIALQSDKLTGKTFVISGVFENYSREELKDLIESNGGKILSGISAKLNYLLAGDNMGPSKLDKAKKLNIPLIAEGDLLEMLK
- the dapA gene encoding 4-hydroxy-tetrahydrodipicolinate synthase encodes the protein MNKFHGTGVALVTPFNADGSVDFDGLKNLINYLIEGKVEYLVSLGTTGEASTLNKDEKKKIWEFTAEINNGRLPLVAGIGGNDTRAIAQNIKDFEVSGYSAILSASPYYNKPTQEGIYQHYKALSESSSLPILLYNVPGRTGSNVSAHTTCRLATDLNNIIGIKEASGNFDQFNQIMRDKPADFMLISGDDPVAMPMISLGAVGVISVIGNALPKQLSDMIRLCLAGDFAKALPLHLSLIEFTRLMFVEGNPAGAKAALKHFGVCDDNLRLPLVKVSQGIREAIIAESKKITG